In Cryptomeria japonica chromosome 1, Sugi_1.0, whole genome shotgun sequence, the sequence TTTGATAACATTCTTTTTGTTTTTAGTGATGTTTGGTAACATTTATTTTCAATCCCAATATTGCACTATTTTCGTGTACACCATTTTCACCTAACATTCCACTATACCTAATACTTTTTAAAGTGTCTATATATGAGGGCAAGGCTTGTCTGATCTCAAACAATTAGAAAGATGAAGATGAATGGCCTGCACGCAGTGATGGTGCCTTTCCCTGTGCAAGGCACCATCAATCCTCTTATCAATTTGGCTCACCTCCTCTCTTCACGAGGGGTTTTCATCACCTTCGTCAACACGGAGTGGAGTCACAAGTGCATGGCCAAAGCCGCTCATAATGATGATAAACTCTCCACTTCCACATTTAAGTTTCTCACCATTCCAGATGGGTTGCCGCCAGATCGTGGCCGTCTCTCCAATTCTGCCGAGTATGCAACGGCAGTGCAAAACCTTGGCCCCGTCTTGGAGTATCATTTGCTCCGCAGCTTATCTGACGAAACTCCTCCGTACACTTGCATTATAACAGAAACTTTTATGTCTTGCACTATGAAGTGGCCAACAGGATGGGATTGCCCCGAGTCATCTTTTGGCCAATGTGCGCCGCCTCTTCCATTGCTTAGTGCAACGCCAACCTTCTCCTCTCCAATGGACATATTCCTGTCAAAGGTACATACTCTATGGTAGGAATCCTCAAGTTTATTTTGATTGCTCAAAAATGTTTGTAATAACTGAACGTTTATAATTTCAGTGGAGGAATCGAAGAGGGCAGACAAAGTGATTACTTGTTTGCCAGGGAATCTTCCGCCTTTGTTGCCGACCGATCTACTTTCCTTTTATCGCGCTACTGATACATCAGACGTTTTATTTCAGCACTGTCTCCGTGAGTCCCAATTTCAAAGTAAGGGAGATTATGTGCTGGTCAACACGTTCGATGAGCTGGAGGCTCCCGACACGGTAAGCGCCCTGTCCTGTAATGGCCGCCCTGCTTTGGCTGTAGGTCCTGTATTTCTTCCCAATTTCCTAGAAGGAAGAGATATAAACAGGTGGGCAAGTCTGTTGGAGCAGGACGAGAGCTGTCTTAAATGGCTTGATGCCCATCACCCCACTTCTGTGATATACGTTTCCTTCGGCAGCATCGCCGTCAAATCAAACGAGCAGCTGGAGGAGTTGGCAAGGGGGTTAGAGAAGAGCGAGCACCCCTTTCTGTGGGTTCTGAGAATGGATATTGCGGGAGGCACGCCTGCAACTCTGCCGGAGGGTTTTGAAGAGAGGACAAAAGATCGAGGACTTATTGTGAAATGGGCGCCTCAGGTGagggttttgagtcaccctgtagGAGGGTTTCTCACCCACTGCGGGTGGAACTCGTGTTTGGAAAGCATGAGCATGGGAATTCCAATGCTTGGATGGCCCTATTTCTGTGACCAGTTTCTTGATTGCCGCTTCTGCAAGGATGTGTGGAAGATTGGCATTGATTTGGAAGGCGTGGACGTTGATGAAAATGTGGTAGTTACGAGGGAGGAGATAGAGAAAGGTGTGAGGAGACTGATGGAGGGTCCAAAAGCGCGGGAGCTTAGAAAAAGAGGAATGGAGTTGAAGGAGGCTGCATTTAAAGCGGTTCCGCAGTGAGGTTCTTCTTTTACCAATTTGAACAGGTTTATTCATGATATGGCACAACTTTCCAAATCAGCTTCTGTTTAAAGGCATTCCGTCCCTCATCGATCACGAGGTATTAACGCCATCTCCGATTTTCTTCCATGGCCTTGATTTAACTTACCGTAAATAAAATAAGTTTATAAAACGCCTCCCTCTCGTGCTTGGCGCCTCGTTATTCATCTCTTATGTCAACTATTAAATAATCTATATTGGCGTGTTATCAGGTGAGGGTTTTGAGTCACCCTTCGGTACGAGGGTTTCTCACCCACTGCGGGTGGAACTCGTGTTTGGAAAGCATGAGCATGGGAATTCCAATGCTTGGATGGCCCTATTTCTGTGATCAGTTTCTTGATTGCCGCTTCTGCAAGGATGTGTGGAAGATTGGCATTGATTTGGAAGGCATGGACGTTGATGAAAATGTGGTAGTTACGAGGGAGGAGATAGAGAAAGGCGTGAGGAGACTGATGGAGGGTCCAAAAGCGCGGGAGCTTAGAAAAAGAGGAATGGAGTTGAAGGAGGCTTGTGATCCAAAACAAACTCCTAACTGAAGACAAATTTAGGCATATGGGATATGAGGGTCCTAGCAGATGTCCTCTTTGCGAGGTAGACGAGGAGGACGCCAATCATATACTCCTTAATTGCCCCTTTGCTCATCAATGTTGGATATGGTTCACcaataaacttgaatggtctgtagccttcccccacaccatcttagGAATGCTCAAGGCCTGGCCTCTCCTTAGGCATGGTTGTCTCTTCGAAGGTTTATGGATAGCCCTCCCAtcatccataatgtgggaactatggaaggagagaaatagatgtctctttaagaatgaaaaactagatgtccttagaatcatcaataagaaaGAGTCAACTGTCATTGAGCTCGTGAACAACAGACTCACCTCAGGGTTAGTAAAAAATGCCTCTatatcttattgggatgaaaagataaAAAAATGATGGATGGGCTTATCCTTCCCTCCCTTTGTAGGAGCGGGTCCTATTGCTAGCCTTCGAACAAGGGTggcatgcagatggcagcccccaggtgaagggtgggtgaagctaaactttgacgGGGCAGCCCGAGGCAACCCAGGGCAAGCCGGGATAGGATGTTGTTCATAACTGGGAAGGCAAAGAAATAGCAACCATGGCTTCTTCAGTCGGCATCAACACAAACAATTGGGCAGAACTGATGGCCTTGGTGGATGGTCtgctcttatgtaggaaacttgAAGTTAAATTCTTAGATATTGAAGGAGactcggctataattgtcaatgcccTAAGGAAAGGGAGCATGCCTAATTGGAAACTTAATACCTTGTTGTCAAAGGCTCTAGACTTATGCAAAGGTTTTGATAGGTATACAGttaatcatatctatagggaaggtaataaaaGGGTGGATGAGCTAGCCAACATGGGAGCTGATGGCATCAAGCTCCTTTCTGTGCCATCCTAAGGCCACGTCCTCTTCTTTGCCCCAGTATCCATCTTCAAGTCTTCCCtcccattatgtttctcttgcctGGATCCAAACTACCTCGGATCAGCCCCCCAATTCTAACCTTCCCCTGAACCCTGCAGTTCATTGACATTTAGACATATATTCATTTAAAGTATTTCCATATTCTTGTTCTCCCACACTTCAGCTTAGGCAGCTAGGCTTAACCCCTTGATTTGTATTATCCTTTATTCTTCTTAGTCTCTCCCATCTTTCCTCTCCATCAAGTTAGTCCCCCCACCTTCAAGATCATGAAGAGACCCCTCTTATAACACCCCTATATTCGTATTTGGTAATTGTCATCTATATCCACCTCGAGTTAGCCTTCCATCCTCTTATTCAGTCATACTATcggcatatatatacacatttatatctatatatacaaaccaaaTCTCCCACTCCTGCAATCCAGAACCTTTTTAGAACTATCTGGGACAGAGTAGCTCTCCCATCCCCGATGCTCATATTATTATTCTCCTGTCAAATAATTATTAAtcttacatatatatttataaacatatatatatatatggtatatatatatatatatgtatatatatatatatagatatacatatatatatatatatatagatatacatacatatatatagatatacatatatatatacatatttacatatatatatttatttagatatagatatctatatatacatatactcacatgtatatatatatatatctgggcAGTTTCCGATCCTTATAGGCACACCTTCAGATTGAGAATCATTTTCTATTTGCTCAAATCCTTTTATTTGCTCTAttcatatttatttattctcaGAGCCATTGTTTAATATTCAATATATTTTTCTAGGAATATCTCCTCTTACCTCTCACCCTCATTCAGATAGGTTTTAAAGATTCATACAGATACTTTGTGATTTTCTCATATTCATATACACCTTTTCATTCTCACTAATATATATTCTaagtatttattttatttctaactctctcttatatatatatatatatatctcacataatcacttttatatatatttatttatacatatatcTAGATATATTCTATTCATTTGTTCTGTTTTATCTGGCTTAGACAGAGATGTTTTAGCATTTATATGGATATTTTATCAGGCCTCATTTCTCCTACCGACTTGGCTACACCTAATTGTAGCTTTATATAGTCCTGCTGCTCTGTCTAGATAAGCTTTAGGACTAGCAGGAGGCAAAATCATACATTAATAAGCTCAGG encodes:
- the LOC131071993 gene encoding UDP-glycosyltransferase 85A1-like; translated protein: MDIAGGTPATLPEGFEERTKDRGLIVKWAPQVRVLSHPVGGFLTHCGWNSCLESMSMGIPMLGWPYFCDQFLDCRFCKDVWKIGIDLEGVDVDENVVVTREEIEKGVRRLMEGPKARELRKRGMELKEAAFKAVPQ